The stretch of DNA ATTAAACTTTAGGTCGAGacacttttacacttttacagctTATGAATAAAAAAGTTGAACAAAATTGGCAAATAAAcaaaatcaattaaaattacagtgttttaaataattaattaacaaattaattgaaatattttatgttgaatgatatatatttttctattaaaaaaaaaagtagaacaaAAGTCTTGCAGTATATCAGTCGTCCAAGGATTTGGACGTACGTTAAATCCTGAATCTGTTTGTCTACTAGTATTTATCGATCTATACCGTACATCCGTATTGTCGAATTGTCTTCAATTTCATCATTGTGTCCTCCGTGCAGGTGTCCACCTTGAAGGAGCAGCTGCAGCAGGAGATGAAACGACGACAGCCTTCACTTTCCTCCTCCTTTCTGTCCACGGCCAGCTGAGAGATGACCGCCAAGAAGGCCAAACGTCCTGACAGCGTCACGTCTGCACTGTAATTCTATGAATATTCAATACTAAGCATGTGTACATCCGCACAGTCCAGTGAGCTATATTCACCGTTCTGTGTTTACAAAGATGATAATGCTCATTTTTGCGCATTTGGAGTTGTTTTGTGATTTACAGGAAGcggtcaaaatatttaaaacagctCAGTATGACTTAGGCatgtgcagatgtacctaatcaagtggcCACTGTAAACATATATGTATTATGTCCggcttttgaacattttttaaaactttttttgttcttttgaaCGTTAAATACCGtcttgacccaaatataagatgtcAATCTTTACCTTGAAAAAAGTCTGCAAAACACAAGAATATTTATATACATcagaaatgacaacaaaacaacagctgtaattttatgagaataaagtcaatatattaagagaaaaatggtgcaatttcacgagaataaactcgtaatattgtgaagaaaaacaattttgttttagtagtagaAATATAaatagtttaaatattaaagaaaaataaatttgtattttttaactcgttttttaaagaaacaaaacaaaataagtacattttttggaaaattatgttgggaaaaagttagaattttatgagaaaaagtgacaagagtatgacaataaagtcataatactacaagaagaaaatttacaaagattatttaaagaagaaggttgaaataaatacagtttaaaatcaatttgaaaaaatctgaaataacaaaaacaagcagctgtaattttccgagaataaagtcaatatatgaagagaaaaaagttgttttccaacaagaaaaaagctgcaattttacgaaaataaacttgtaatattgtgaggaaaaataattttattttattagcgtagagttgaagtattaccaaaaaataaatttttttaaaagtcattttttagaacttttttaaagaaacaaaacaaaataaagttgtaatttttggaaaattatgtcgAAGAAAgtgataattttatgagaaaaagtgaaaatagtatgagaatgaagtcataatattacaattattatacaattattaaaattgcaATTATTGTtggaaagttggaaaaaaaaaaagtataaaataaaaaaaaaaagtcagaatgacaaaaaaaaaacgtctgtcattttacgagaataaactatatatactatatagtatagaaaaatgatgtcatttagtagtttacaaaatatcagggtggcccttgcatcctatCATTTTTCAGTCCGGGGCCCTCACCGGAAAAAACTTTGGATCCCCCTGGTCTACCAGCTAAAAAATGTGATATCCTTTTCTTTTGTTGCAATCTAACACtggcgacttaaaaaaaaacaaaaaaggatctctttttgtcttaaaaaaagaaatgtggtCTTATAGTCGGGTCAGTACgggatacagtcgtccctctcaaTATTGcggttcaattatcgctccctcactgtatcgCGCTTTTTCAGaactgaatgaattaataaatgatggctgtttggagGTAGACTttggtctattattattatcaaaacatatggaaatacaagtgatatgtagtattccgaTCACTAGGCGGCggtaataacacaaaacattgcgacattagcttacattacattaccttaacactacatgaagtcatgaagtcagccatggcatgtcacaCATgatagcataaaaaaaaaaagttatactcccatgccgtgtggaagtggtaagtttttggcttcttaagtttagaagaaatacttTTGAGGCTGACAGGTTAGCTCCCTCGTTTGCTTGCTAGTCACTGCAGCATacgagttgagcaatgtgttgtaaacaaagaataataggagtgtcaaaGTGACAGTATTGGTGTTTTTTCAtgactacagggctctaataatggcaaaggttgtatttagaaagtcataaacaggttttcgatgctctaactatgaaaatattccatgtagtaacgttgaatcctatattgcggaaattcatttatcgcggtcgggtcaggaaccaattacccGCTATAAAAGGGGGACGACTGTATCATGCTGCTTGTCATCCACTTTATAACTTTACACAAGAAGGCTACACGCTGCATGTAGATATGGTGTTATGTAAATGAGACAGTATTTTGTTACTAaccttaaaaagtcaaaaagtgCTTTCATGTGAATTTAAAgtactattttttaaattattatttgatgtttttgctcACTGTGTGAATTGCTGCCATTtgtgtactttttaaaattttttattaatatttagcTTAGGACCGAAGCTCATCCTATATTGCCGCAACAtggacacatactgtaaataaaccaatgacaaaaacacaagaaacatgAATCAAAACGCACTTTGCCAAGAAAATGACGTGCCTACTTCAGTGTTTCCCAGaccttcatttatttgtagCGGGTcgccacacatactgtaaatttggcgctacctgcttCATTGGCActtataaacacattataatgcacTTGGTCTGCCAGAGTggggatattattattattattattattattattattattatcagtgttgccaactgaGCGAGcaatcagacccctctagataaTCGCTTGcatgtattgctcttctcaacgagcagcaggtgcttttttgttttgcttttcatgtgttttacttactttttgcaAATGCGGCATAGCCAATTATGCACACAGAGATTGCAGGCTGGGGAAACACTGCGCTTGATGATCAGAAGGTGAAGAAACCCTGTGTTAGATGACCAACAGTGATACATGTTTGTTTGTAAcgtacaacaaaaacacacacaaccacagataaaaaaaaacaattaggacacaaaaagttgaaatgatgagataaatagttgaaatgatgagataaaaagtggccggacgatggccgagtggttagcatgtcaggagattgggaagacctgggttcatctctgtgtggactttgcctgttctccccgtgggtgtgtgggttttctccgggtactccggtttcctcccacattccaaaaacatgcatgttaggttcattggagactctaaattgtccataggtatgaatgtgagtgtgaatgcttgtttgtctatatgtgccctgccattggctggcgaccagtccagggtgtaccccgcctctggcccccaggtcagctgggataggctccagcatgcctgcgaccatgaggataagcggcatagaatgtggatggatggatggagataaaaagtcataattgtgagataaaaagtcataattatgagataaaaactagaaattatgagataaaaagtcataattatgacgtaaaaagtcgaaattgcgagataaaaagtcataattattagatacaggtcataattatgacataaaatcttttcttgggagaatgaacagaataagattttcattgcatagtataactgctgttgtactatgcacatgacaataaaactctcttgaatcttgaataaaaagtcaaaattacaagatatttataattatgagataaaaagttgaaattgtgagataaaaatttataattatcagataaaaagtcataattatgaaataaagtcaaaattacgagagaAAGTCATATTTATGAGATAAAGTTCTAATTTTGAGACAGGAAAGTTGaagttatgagataaaaagttgaaattccaagataaaaagtcataattaggatataaaaagtcagcattatgagacacaaactgTGCACATGCCGccttcttcactggagccttTGTCACATACCGCATGCACAGCTTGTATCTCagaattacgactttttatcccgtaatttagacattttatctcataattatgactttcctatctcataagcctgactttttatctcataattttgacttttaatcTGTCTATCAattttaaaattatgactttctcataataatgactttttatcctgtcatttcaacattttgtctcacaattttgacttttttttatctccTGAGTTGGACTTTTACAATAAACACACATAACGAAaagctgtaattaaaaaaaaacaaaacaaacaactttaTTATCACCTCAGTCTTACTGGTGAGACTTTAACAAAGCAGTAGTAGCGCTTGTGAGAAGCCTTCTCAAAGCATTTTGGTAGAAAAAGCTGAGGTCATCTTCTTGGCTGCTTGGACTgctttttggaaaagtacaccACAGTACAAGAAGTACAGTACAAGTAAAAAGCGGTTAATACGGTGACGGTATGCAAAAGAAAAGTGGGAGTCTGCGCAGCTCGTGGCGTGTGGAATACGCAGCACCAGTGTGATGGTTGTTAGCACCAGTGATTTATACAATCATCAAGCTTCTTTGGAGTATAGGCAAACATACACACCGGCTCATACGCCGCACAGGTACAGGACATTATACGACACAACCAGGAGCAGAGATACACGGCTGGTGGATGAGTGGGAGCGCCGCCGTCAACATCATCAGCACCCGCCGCCGCAGCTCTTCCCGCAGCTTCCTCCCACCGACCCGCAGTGGCCGCTCACCGCCGCCACGCCACAGCGGGAGAACTGGTCCCGACACAGGTCCGCTAAACACAGTCAGAGCACATGTTGTCCCAAAAACCGCTTTTCAACTTCTACCCAAAATGTATCTTTCAAACATTCAtcagattttcttttttaaccCTTAAAAGACCATGTTCACATAACCACTGTTTttgttgaggaaaaaaacaaagatagtttccataaatacatttcaaggagtaTTTGCTGGTTGTTATCATCACCCGGCCCTGAAACGAGTCAACGTTTGGCAgcaatattgatttttttttttaaattatagttCAGTTGCAAAAAAACCCATCCAATGTcctgaggacaaaaaaaatgtccacttcccaaaaactgctgtaaaaatattatatattattttttccactgttAAAAATTATTTcacactaaaatattttttaaaatatatttcattattattattattattattattattattattattattattattattgttattattattaataatattttactattactattattattattattattattattattattgttaggcCCTTAGTTGGGTCAGTGATTGCAGCAACACTGattttcatgcattattttttttctacagtgtcagattttaaaaaaaaatcacactgtagttcctgatgacaaaaaatgtccacttcccaaaaaactgctgtaaaaaattatgtattatttttttccactgttaaaaattatttcaaactaaaatatatttttttgaaatatatgtgaaatcttcattatttttttaaccctttaaatgcCACATCTTAACAGATTTTCGCccccataaaatacatttatattttaatattttactattactattattattattattattattattattattattattattattattgttaggcCCTTAGTTGGGTCAGTGATTGCAGCAACACTGATTTTCATGCATTAATTTTTTTctacagtgtcagatttttaaaaaaatcacactgtAGTTCCTGATGGCAAGAAATGTCcacttcccaaaaactgctgtaaaaatattatctattatttttttccactgttaaaaatgatttcaaactaaaatatatttttttgaaatatatttgaaatcttcattattttttaaccctttaaatgcCACATTTTAACAGATTTTTCCccccataaaatacatttatattttaatattttactactactattattattattattattattattattattattattattattattattattattaggcccTTTAGTTGGGTCAGTGATTGGCAGCAACACTGATTTTCATGCATTAATTTTTTTctacagtgtcagatttttaaaaaatcacaaatttctcaatgacaaaaaatgtctgctccccaaaaactgctgtatcCATATATTTTTTCTACTTTAAACGAGTCAATCTTTTTCAACAGTGGTGAGGCATCCTTGCAGAAAACGGTGTAAGATGTAAAatgttgctgcatgctttgagcgggaataaagtataaaatattcaaatttaaaATCGAAAGTCAGTCGCCCAAATAGAAACGTTAACATGTTGCATCGGTTAAATAAAATGAGTAAAATTGACATTTTCAATGGGACGTTTTTGGTGGTGAGGAACACATTTCAAAAGGTTCGGGCTGTGTTGCAGAAATATTGCGGGATGTTGGGACTGTTGTGCACCCACCTCTGAGCAGCTCCTCGTGCGCACACACAGTCCTCACACACACCTCCCTGTTGACGACGTACACCCGCCTCAAACTGCAAGACAACATGGAAAGGCCATAAAGCAGCACTCACCTCCAattcataaaaaacaaaatgacaacaaaaaaacaacaaaaaaaaaagtttgccctGTGCTGTATTGTTCCTCGGAATGGAGTGCTCAAACAAAGCTGACTCACTGTTTGCGTATTTTTGTTTACTGAGTGTGACTAGtgaataacccgccatggggccaaagaatgcTGCGAGtgccggcaaaaaaaaaaacaagtgagaaacactgttgaattctaTGGATGCCAccgaaagaaaaaaatatcccaatggtaagtcgTAAGTatcagataaaaagtcgaaattatgagataaaaagttgaaattaggggataaaaagtcaaaatgacgagataaaaagtcatcacTAGAAAAGCAATCGGAGAGCGCCATATttccatatttcatatttaatgcctgatacaactaaaggtacctttgtttggacaaatataacaatgataacaaaaatagctcataaaagttacattttttggcagtacaatgctatagctattcatgtaagaacttaagttcATGTAAGAATTAAGTTAACTTGTTTTCCTGTGaggaaaattccaaaggtcccctattttttatAGTATCTGGAATGATCCCATTacctggatcagtctttgatattttgtagacccttttggaaacttgtcctgtatttttattacaagtgctctggccattttttgtggagttatatgcacgaatcccgaaaatggtcctatctcgcaacgTTAAAGGATCCTTTAAAAAATGCCTGGATCCAGaaagtgatccggatcacccccaaaattttatCAAGTTCTTCCATattccatttccgacaattcctgaaaatttcatccaaatacatccctaattatgagataaaaggtcgaaattatgagagaaaatgttgaaatcgtgagataaaatgtcataatttatgacataaaacatttatgacataaaaaagtcagaattatgagataaaatgtcgaAATTAcatgataaaaagtcataattatgagataggtaagtcataattatgaggtaaaaactcaaaattctgagataaaatgTGACAATGATGAGACAggataattatgagataaaaagccgaaattatgagatacaaactgcgcaCTTGGAGCACTTTGTCACATGGCATTCGGTACATGCGCAGTTTGTATTTCATAATTTCGACGTTTTCGCTCATACTTATCACTTTTTACCtcgtaatttagactttttacctcataattatgactttcctatctcataattgtgactttttatcatGTAATTTCGACTTAATAACTcctaattctgactttttatttcataatttcaacattttatctcattattctgactttttatctcgtaattttgactttatcttcAAATGTATCTcccaatttcaacattttatctcataatttccaccttttatctcataattatgactttccgaTCTCATAATTCTGAGTTTTGATCATGTAATTTCGACTTATTAcctcatattctgactttttatttcatagttttgacattttatctaataattatgactttttatctcgcaatttcgactttttacgtcataattatgactttttatctcataattttttagtttttatctcataattgtgactttatctcAAACTTCaacttatctcataatttcaactttttagctcataattataactttcctgtctcataattatgacttttcatttcataacttccacattttatctcattattatgacttgatctcataattaggactttttatttcaaaactTCCACATTTTGTctcattattttgactttttacctcataattgtgactgaccattgggatattttttttctttcagtggtggaaacgggcctccataggattcaatattttggttatggaaaaaaaatgtgctaaCAACATTTGCGACGCTTTTTTGAGACGTGGGTCACTGTGTCACCAGGTTACTGCTGTGTGTGagcgacaggaagaaaagcactgcttggggagaagtcgtttggcgccacctgttggttcaTACATATAAATGCACGTCCTTTTCCGAACTTTTTCGAGGGAACAAAGACTTCTTGGAGTGTGTGGTCTTATTGTGGGGTGAGTACGGTAAGTCTGATGTCTCATGTTTGTGCATCTGTGAGGACTTAGTGAAGTCCTTGAGGCGATGTTGGTTGATTAAGCCCAGATGGGCTTTGTGGCCAATAAAGAGATAATGGAACGGCGTAGTCAAGTACATCATCTAAGTGCTTGCAGGTGGAGCCCACCTGTAAAAGCAGAGCGTGTTGAGGCACTGCTTGCACGGCTTGTGCACAGAATAGAGTCTGGTGCACGGGTACTGCTCCTCTCTGCAATCTGCAAATCACACATTTCCACTCAATCAGCGCCGCTCCTTTGTCTCCGTCCTCTTGTCTCCAGACGATGCTTACCGAGAGGGCCGGGCTCCGTGGGCTCCGTCTCCAAGCCGGCGTCTGACGTGAAAGAAAAGACAACTTTGATGCGTTCTCCAGATGGAAACAAAACGACAGACGAAAAGTTGAGCAGACATACCTGGTTTTTCTGGACGAATCACAGGGTCGATTAGAACCTGCTGCTGGAAGTTTTCAGGAAGAGAATCTGCATTTTCCGACTCTGGAAAAGTAAAATTTAGTCTTCACAAAGATTGCTGTTAACTTACTGCAACTATACggttattattgtgtgtgtcaatcaaaactgagcattgtttgaaaacaatttgattgtatatttgcaaacaagcattaaagtgcaaaaggctgttcatcagctgatcaaaggtttaagctaaaaaataaaaacctgaACCTGAAAGAGaagtaaaatgttgaaaaaaggagtgcgTAATGAGTAGTtgcaccgt from Dunckerocampus dactyliophorus isolate RoL2022-P2 chromosome 8, RoL_Ddac_1.1, whole genome shotgun sequence encodes:
- the mfap2 gene encoding microfibrillar-associated protein 2 — encoded protein: MKAGGQSQYFYPNFVSVTLPPSDTMRVLLFICMPVVLLAQVPYQEPFPFLGDYEPDYFPESENADSLPENFQQQVLIDPVIRPEKPDAGLETEPTEPGPLDCREEQYPCTRLYSVHKPCKQCLNTLCFYSLRRVYVVNREVCVRTVCAHEELLRADLCRDQFSRCGVAAVSGHCGSVGGSCGKSCGGGC